A part of Brachybacterium faecium DSM 4810 genomic DNA contains:
- a CDS encoding cold-shock DNA-binding protein family (PFAM: 'Cold-shock' DNA-binding domain), whose translation MAQGSVKWFNAEKGYGFIEIDGGGADVFVHHSKIDMDGYRALDEGQRVEFEVSQGDKGPQAEQVRPL comes from the coding sequence ATGGCACAGGGCTCGGTCAAGTGGTTCAACGCCGAAAAGGGCTACGGATTCATCGAGATCGACGGAGGCGGCGCAGACGTCTTCGTGCATCACAGCAAGATCGACATGGACGGATACCGCGCCCTCGACGAGGGTCAGCGTGTGGAGTTCGAGGTCAGCCAGGGTGACAAGGGCCCGCAGGCCGAGCAGGTCCGTCCTCTCTGA
- a CDS encoding S-adenosyl-methyltransferase MraW (PFAM: MraW methylase family~TIGRFAM: S-adenosyl-methyltransferase MraW) has product MEQTHSDRPAEQRHVPVLLDTSVQLLAPALQDAGAVHVDATLGMGGHAAAVLHAAPRAHLVGIDRDPQALALARERLDREGVGERATLVHATYDQIPEVLEDLGLPGAHGVMMDLGLSSFQIDTADRGFSYAVDAPLDMRMDTSSDGPTAADLLRDLPEAEIARILRDLGDERFAKRIARRVVQQRESAPLTRSGELVALLERAIPAASKASGGHPAKRTFQALRIAVNEELEILASALESALDCVHVGGRIVVESYHSGEDRLVKTAFTRRIRSSAPPGLPVELEEHKPTFSPLVRGALQADEHERGSNSRAASVRLRALTRTRPAERAH; this is encoded by the coding sequence ATGGAGCAGACGCACAGCGACCGGCCGGCCGAGCAGCGCCACGTGCCCGTCCTGCTGGACACCTCCGTGCAGCTCCTGGCCCCGGCCCTGCAGGATGCGGGAGCGGTCCACGTCGATGCGACCCTGGGGATGGGCGGCCATGCCGCCGCAGTCCTCCACGCCGCTCCCCGCGCGCACCTGGTCGGCATCGACCGCGACCCGCAGGCCCTCGCACTCGCCCGGGAGCGGCTCGACCGCGAGGGCGTGGGGGAGCGGGCCACTCTGGTCCACGCCACCTACGACCAGATCCCCGAGGTGCTCGAGGACCTCGGGCTGCCCGGTGCGCACGGCGTGATGATGGACCTGGGCCTGTCCAGCTTCCAGATCGACACCGCCGACCGCGGCTTCTCCTACGCCGTCGACGCCCCGCTGGACATGCGCATGGACACCTCCTCGGACGGGCCCACCGCCGCGGACCTCCTGCGCGACCTGCCCGAGGCGGAGATCGCCCGGATCCTGCGCGACCTCGGCGACGAGCGCTTCGCCAAGCGCATCGCGCGCCGCGTCGTCCAGCAGCGCGAGAGCGCACCGCTGACCCGCAGCGGAGAGCTCGTCGCCCTGCTGGAGCGCGCGATCCCCGCCGCGTCCAAGGCCAGCGGCGGCCATCCGGCCAAGCGCACCTTCCAGGCGCTGCGGATCGCCGTGAACGAGGAGCTCGAGATCCTCGCCTCCGCGCTCGAATCGGCGCTGGACTGCGTCCACGTCGGCGGCCGCATCGTCGTGGAGTCCTACCACTCCGGGGAGGACCGCCTGGTCAAGACGGCCTTCACCCGCCGCATCCGCTCCTCGGCGCCGCCCGGGCTCCCGGTCGAGCTCGAGGAGCACAAACCCACCTTCTCCCCGCTCGTGCGCGGCGCGCTCCAGGCCGATGAGCACGAGCGCGGCAGCAACTCCCGCGCGGCCTCCGTCCGCCTGCGCGCCCTGACCCGCACCCGACCCGCCGAGAGAGCACACTGA
- a CDS encoding DNA helicase, Rad3 (PFAM: DEAD/DEAH box helicase) — protein MTAATDQPTAPAAGDIPLSTLMDAAVAAIGGSARPGQQAMAGAVDVAMSGGRHLLVQAGTGTGKSLAYLVPALRHALVSGRPVVVSTATIALQTQIVRKDLPRLVEAVAPHLPRTPTFALLKGRANYLCKHKIAGGYPVDIDPGALFAESSADPARGGGERLGDQVRRLREWAEETDSGDRDSLEDAVSDRAWRQVSVTGTQCIGNSCPMFEDCFAERSREIAREVDIVVTNHALLAIDAFDNHGIIPEHDVVVFDEAHDLTTRVTSAVTDILTPGMLRGTVRDLRGLGVGATALDDASEELREALELSPDGRVIGDLPQRLGDALVQLRVEARTAHSEAKDAGGESSAGARKTVRANLQEIFDVCERLTAPGEDDVVSISHSQATGRSSIQVAPLSVAGAMRGAILEERTAVLTSATLALGGRFEPAAGEVGLGRQGRVDVEELPRGEDSGAWAGLDVGSPFEYRRQGILYTASHLPQPGRDGPSSAMLDHLTELVEAARGGALCLFSSRRGAELAAEHVRARLDLTVAVQGEDSMANLVRTFREEEDASLFGTLTLWQGVDVSGRSLRLVTIDRIPFPRPDDPLTAARQERIGRRGGNGFMSVSAQHAALLLAQGAGRLIRAQDDRGMVAVLDPRLSTARYGGFLRESMPPLWPTTDPEIALAALRRLAGA, from the coding sequence ATGACCGCCGCCACCGATCAGCCCACCGCTCCCGCTGCCGGTGACATCCCTCTGTCCACCCTCATGGACGCCGCTGTGGCGGCGATCGGCGGCTCTGCCCGCCCGGGCCAGCAGGCGATGGCCGGCGCGGTGGATGTGGCGATGTCCGGTGGGCGCCATCTGCTGGTGCAGGCCGGCACCGGTACGGGCAAGTCGCTGGCATATCTGGTGCCCGCGCTGCGCCACGCCCTCGTCAGCGGGAGGCCGGTCGTCGTCTCCACTGCGACGATCGCGCTGCAGACCCAGATCGTGCGCAAGGACCTGCCGCGCCTCGTGGAGGCCGTCGCACCCCACCTGCCCCGCACGCCCACCTTCGCGCTGCTCAAGGGCCGCGCGAACTATCTGTGCAAGCACAAGATCGCCGGCGGCTATCCGGTGGACATCGACCCGGGCGCGCTGTTCGCCGAGTCGTCCGCCGATCCGGCGCGCGGCGGGGGAGAACGGCTCGGGGACCAGGTGCGCCGGTTGCGCGAATGGGCGGAGGAGACCGACAGCGGAGACCGCGATTCCCTCGAGGACGCCGTCTCCGATCGCGCCTGGCGGCAGGTCTCGGTCACCGGCACGCAGTGCATCGGCAACAGCTGCCCGATGTTCGAGGACTGCTTCGCCGAGCGCAGCCGGGAGATCGCCCGAGAGGTGGACATCGTGGTCACCAACCACGCCCTGCTCGCGATCGACGCCTTCGACAACCACGGCATCATCCCGGAGCATGATGTCGTCGTCTTCGACGAGGCGCACGATCTCACCACGCGGGTCACCAGCGCCGTCACCGACATCCTCACTCCCGGCATGCTGCGCGGCACGGTGCGGGACCTGCGCGGCCTGGGTGTGGGCGCCACCGCCCTGGACGATGCCTCCGAGGAGCTGCGGGAGGCGCTCGAGCTCTCGCCGGACGGCCGCGTGATCGGCGATCTGCCGCAGCGGCTCGGCGATGCGCTGGTCCAGCTGCGCGTCGAGGCGCGCACTGCGCACTCCGAGGCCAAGGATGCCGGTGGCGAGAGCTCCGCCGGTGCCCGCAAGACGGTGCGCGCGAACCTGCAGGAGATCTTCGACGTCTGCGAGCGGCTCACCGCCCCGGGCGAGGATGACGTGGTCTCGATCTCCCATTCGCAGGCCACCGGCCGCTCGAGCATCCAGGTGGCGCCGCTGAGCGTCGCCGGGGCGATGCGCGGGGCGATCCTCGAGGAGCGCACGGCGGTGCTCACCTCCGCGACGCTCGCGCTCGGCGGGCGCTTCGAACCGGCCGCGGGCGAGGTGGGACTGGGCCGCCAGGGCCGAGTCGACGTGGAGGAGCTGCCGCGCGGGGAGGATTCGGGCGCCTGGGCGGGGCTCGATGTGGGAAGCCCCTTCGAGTACCGCCGGCAGGGGATCCTCTACACGGCGAGCCACCTGCCGCAGCCGGGGCGTGACGGCCCCTCCTCGGCGATGCTGGACCACCTCACCGAGCTCGTGGAGGCCGCCCGCGGGGGAGCGCTGTGCCTGTTCTCCTCACGTCGCGGCGCCGAGCTGGCGGCCGAGCACGTGCGGGCGCGGCTCGACCTCACGGTCGCGGTGCAGGGGGAGGACTCGATGGCGAACCTGGTGCGCACTTTCCGCGAGGAGGAGGACGCGAGCCTCTTCGGCACCCTCACCCTGTGGCAGGGCGTGGATGTCTCGGGCCGTTCTCTGCGCCTGGTCACGATCGACCGGATACCGTTCCCCCGCCCCGATGACCCGCTGACCGCCGCCCGGCAGGAGCGGATCGGCAGACGCGGCGGCAACGGGTTCATGTCCGTCTCCGCACAGCACGCCGCGCTGCTGCTCGCCCAGGGTGCGGGCCGGCTGATCCGTGCGCAGGACGACCGCGGCATGGTCGCGGTGCTGGACCCGCGGTTGTCGACCGCGCGGTACGGCGGGTTCCTGCGGGAGTCGATGCCCCCGCTGTGGCCGACGACCGACCCGGAAATCGCCCTCGCGGCGCTGCGACGCCTCGCCGGCGCCTGA
- a CDS encoding Protein of unknown function DUF75 (PFAM: Protein of unknown function DUF75): MRDPRDLYRFESTEVLEAVPRTGLTLVHALPGMVDAGNACRIASTYLRDELRHLRLVSFETDELVDYRGARPHATFDGTSFTEVEIPELTLSLMYDERDRPFLFLDGPEPDLQWRRLAEALIDLVEYFEVERIVGIQAVPMAVPHTRPIGLFAHANDPSLLGSPRTGATPAPGTEPSPGEEGTAEMVIPAAFSTLLEHRLGRAGHPAMGYAAQVPHYLARTDFPAGALALLRRVSEAAELDLPLVHLGDLTDAATVALQGTLAQNGEVRQIVGALEEQYDAMGEGEESSPLATHMDLPTAEEIGEHFERFLADHDGGSPDDPPTL, translated from the coding sequence ATGCGAGACCCTCGTGATCTGTACAGGTTCGAGTCCACCGAGGTGCTGGAGGCCGTGCCGCGCACCGGGCTCACGCTCGTGCACGCCCTGCCCGGGATGGTCGACGCAGGCAACGCCTGCCGGATCGCCTCCACCTACCTCCGCGACGAGCTGCGCCACCTGCGGCTGGTCAGCTTCGAGACCGACGAGCTCGTCGACTACCGCGGCGCCCGCCCGCACGCGACCTTCGACGGGACCTCCTTCACGGAGGTGGAGATCCCGGAGCTGACCCTCTCTCTCATGTACGACGAGAGGGATCGCCCCTTCCTGTTCCTCGACGGCCCCGAGCCCGATCTGCAGTGGCGCCGGCTGGCGGAGGCGCTGATCGACCTCGTGGAGTACTTCGAGGTCGAGCGGATCGTGGGCATCCAGGCGGTGCCGATGGCGGTGCCCCACACCCGTCCGATCGGTCTGTTCGCCCATGCCAACGACCCGTCGCTGCTGGGGTCCCCGCGCACCGGTGCCACGCCGGCCCCGGGCACGGAGCCGTCGCCGGGGGAGGAGGGGACCGCCGAGATGGTGATCCCGGCGGCGTTCAGCACGCTGCTCGAGCACCGGCTGGGCAGGGCGGGCCACCCGGCGATGGGCTACGCCGCGCAGGTCCCGCACTATCTGGCCCGGACGGACTTCCCGGCCGGCGCCCTCGCGCTGCTGCGCCGGGTCAGCGAGGCGGCCGAGCTCGATCTGCCGCTGGTCCACCTGGGCGATCTCACCGACGCGGCCACCGTCGCCCTCCAGGGGACCCTCGCCCAGAACGGGGAGGTGCGCCAGATCGTCGGCGCTCTCGAGGAGCAGTACGACGCGATGGGCGAGGGTGAGGAGTCCTCCCCGCTGGCCACCCACATGGATCTGCCCACGGCGGAGGAGATCGGGGAGCACTTCGAGCGCTTCCTCGCCGATCACGACGGCGGCTCACCGGACGATCCGCCCACGCTCTGA
- a CDS encoding SOS-response transcriptional repressor, LexA (PFAM: Peptidase S24-like; LexA DNA binding domain~TIGRFAM: SOS regulatory protein LexA) — MTPSTPKPTRARGDAPADERTAGLTRRQRLILETINEAVATRGYPPTMREIGDAVGLTSSSSVAHQLQSLERKGFLRRDPKRPRAMEVVMPEADDAPTPPAVAAEPEISPSSVTVPLVGRIAAGVPITAEEQVEDVFTLPQRLVGDGDLFLLQVVGDSMIDAAICDGDWVVVRSQSTAERGEIVAAMIDGEATVKTFVQRDDHVWLMPHNPAFAPILGDHADVLGKVVAVLRAV, encoded by the coding sequence ATGACGCCGAGCACCCCCAAGCCGACGAGGGCCCGGGGCGACGCCCCGGCCGACGAGCGCACCGCCGGCCTCACCCGGCGGCAGCGGCTGATCCTGGAGACCATCAACGAGGCCGTGGCCACCCGCGGCTACCCGCCGACGATGCGCGAGATCGGGGACGCGGTGGGGCTGACCTCCTCGTCCTCCGTGGCGCACCAGCTGCAGTCGCTCGAGCGCAAGGGGTTCTTGCGCCGCGACCCCAAGCGCCCCCGGGCGATGGAGGTCGTGATGCCGGAGGCGGATGACGCCCCGACGCCGCCGGCCGTGGCGGCGGAGCCGGAGATCAGCCCCAGCTCGGTCACCGTCCCGCTGGTCGGCCGGATCGCCGCCGGTGTCCCCATCACGGCCGAGGAGCAGGTCGAGGACGTCTTCACCCTGCCGCAGCGCCTGGTGGGCGACGGGGACCTCTTCCTCCTCCAGGTGGTGGGCGATTCGATGATCGACGCGGCCATCTGTGACGGCGACTGGGTGGTGGTGCGGTCCCAGAGCACGGCGGAGCGGGGCGAGATCGTCGCCGCGATGATCGATGGCGAGGCCACGGTGAAGACCTTCGTGCAGCGTGACGACCACGTCTGGCTGATGCCGCACAACCCGGCCTTCGCGCCGATCCTGGGCGATCACGCCGACGTGCTCGGCAAGGTCGTGGCGGTGCTGCGCGCCGTCTGA
- a CDS encoding DNA/RNA helicase, superfamily I, whose protein sequence is MDDAEEQIAREIAREQDYADRLYRRLDELIAQVEGKLDEIQGSQQASTHQNRSERDSFMALYEDRLALLRSVARSVVFGRLDMDDAARHYIGRIGLFTPEREQLLVDWRAPAAAAFYRATSTDRLSVKLRRHLINRGRTVVGLEDDVLDQSVLEDPDHDVVLQGEGALLAAVSGKRTGRMGDIVATIQAEQDRIIRSENRGVMVVQGGPGTGKTAVALHRAAYLLYTHRRRLEHTGVLIMAPTPGFLRYIERVLPSLGESGVVMLTPGELYPGIETFLHDDDEVARLKGDVAMAELISRAVKQRQILPEKDVHLRIDGTPVTLTREAVRAARREARASHKPHNAARNVFVRAALDRLVESYERSLRAQGSTIVPEDRPDLLSDLRHDPEVKRQLNLAWLPYTPQGFLRILLSRQDRLRAAAPRSLAHRVDLLVRPKDSPWTVEDVPLLDEVAELLGEDSAPAEARAREGAERREADVEYARKVIENIDTSGMIRAEDLADQVSQVRDGRTLAERASAERSWTYGHVVVDEAQEHSPMSWRALMRRAPTKSFTVVGDVAQTSSAGGTDSWSAALAPYIQDRLQVEHLTVNYRTPSRIMDRAVAMAQAHELPVTPVSSVREGDRDPLIERAEPAALSSRTAEAVARVHAERLGRIAVIAAEERVGDLVAVLRSQDALPAIGAGSAGVDDEIAVMTAQDAKGLEFDAVVIVEPAELIDAHGAGDLYVAMSRSTQHLGVVHARDLPAGVAG, encoded by the coding sequence GTGGACGACGCTGAGGAACAGATCGCCCGGGAGATCGCGCGGGAACAGGACTACGCCGACCGGCTCTACCGCCGGCTGGACGAGCTCATCGCCCAGGTCGAGGGCAAGCTCGATGAGATCCAGGGCTCGCAGCAGGCCTCGACGCACCAGAACCGCTCCGAACGCGATTCGTTCATGGCGCTGTACGAGGACCGCCTCGCCCTGCTCCGCTCGGTCGCGCGCAGCGTGGTGTTCGGTCGCCTGGACATGGACGACGCGGCGCGGCACTACATCGGGCGCATCGGGCTGTTCACGCCGGAGCGCGAGCAGCTGCTCGTGGACTGGCGCGCCCCGGCCGCCGCCGCGTTCTACCGAGCCACCAGCACCGACCGCCTCTCGGTGAAGCTGCGTCGCCACCTGATCAACCGCGGCCGCACCGTGGTGGGTCTCGAGGACGACGTGCTCGACCAGTCGGTGCTCGAGGACCCGGACCACGACGTGGTCCTCCAGGGCGAGGGCGCGCTGCTCGCCGCCGTCTCGGGCAAGCGCACCGGCCGCATGGGCGACATCGTCGCGACCATCCAGGCGGAGCAGGATCGCATCATCCGCTCCGAGAACCGCGGCGTGATGGTGGTCCAGGGCGGTCCCGGCACCGGCAAGACCGCGGTCGCGCTGCACCGCGCCGCCTACCTGCTGTACACGCACCGCCGACGGCTCGAGCACACGGGCGTGCTGATCATGGCGCCCACCCCCGGCTTCCTGCGCTACATCGAACGGGTGCTGCCGAGCCTCGGCGAATCGGGCGTCGTGATGCTCACCCCGGGCGAGCTGTACCCGGGGATCGAGACGTTCCTACACGACGACGACGAGGTGGCCCGCCTCAAGGGCGACGTCGCCATGGCCGAGCTGATCAGCCGCGCGGTCAAGCAGCGTCAGATCCTCCCCGAGAAGGACGTGCACCTCCGCATCGACGGCACGCCCGTCACGCTGACCCGCGAGGCGGTGCGCGCCGCGCGCCGCGAGGCGCGCGCCTCGCACAAGCCGCACAACGCGGCACGGAACGTCTTCGTGCGTGCCGCGCTCGACCGCCTGGTGGAGAGCTATGAACGATCCCTGCGGGCCCAGGGAAGCACGATCGTGCCGGAGGACCGGCCCGACCTGCTCTCCGACCTCCGCCACGATCCGGAGGTGAAGCGGCAGCTGAACCTCGCCTGGCTCCCCTACACCCCGCAGGGCTTCCTGCGGATCCTGCTCTCGCGGCAGGACCGGCTGCGGGCCGCCGCACCGCGCTCCCTCGCGCACCGGGTGGACCTGCTGGTGCGCCCCAAGGACTCCCCCTGGACGGTCGAGGACGTCCCGCTGCTGGACGAGGTCGCCGAGCTGCTCGGGGAGGACTCCGCGCCGGCCGAGGCCCGTGCTCGGGAGGGCGCTGAGCGTCGCGAGGCGGATGTCGAGTACGCGCGCAAGGTGATCGAGAATATCGACACCTCCGGCATGATCCGGGCCGAGGACCTGGCCGATCAGGTCAGCCAGGTCCGCGACGGTCGCACGCTCGCCGAGCGCGCCTCCGCCGAGCGCAGCTGGACCTACGGTCACGTGGTGGTCGATGAGGCGCAGGAGCACTCCCCGATGAGCTGGCGCGCCCTCATGCGCCGTGCGCCCACGAAGTCCTTCACCGTGGTGGGAGATGTCGCCCAGACCTCCTCCGCCGGCGGGACCGATTCCTGGTCCGCAGCGCTGGCCCCGTACATCCAGGACCGCCTCCAGGTCGAGCACCTGACCGTCAACTACCGCACGCCGAGCCGGATCATGGACCGAGCCGTGGCGATGGCGCAGGCGCATGAGCTGCCGGTCACGCCGGTGAGCTCTGTGCGTGAGGGGGACCGTGACCCGCTGATCGAACGGGCCGAGCCGGCCGCGCTCTCCTCGCGCACGGCCGAGGCGGTGGCCCGCGTGCATGCGGAGCGGCTGGGACGGATCGCCGTGATCGCCGCCGAGGAGCGCGTCGGGGATCTCGTGGCGGTGCTGCGCTCGCAGGACGCGCTTCCTGCGATCGGCGCCGGCTCAGCGGGCGTGGACGATGAGATCGCGGTGATGACCGCGCAGGACGCGAAGGGGCTCGAGTTCGACGCGGTCGTGATCGTGGAGCCGGCCGAGCTCATCGACGCCCACGGCGCCGGCGACCTGTACGTGGCCATGAGCCGCTCGACGCAGCACCTCGGCGTGGTCCACGCGCGGGACCTCCCCGCCGGCGTGGCGGGATGA
- a CDS encoding transcriptional regulator NrdR (PFAM: ATP cone domain~TIGRFAM: transcriptional regulator NrdR): MHCPFCRHSDSRVVDSRTSDDGATIRRRRQCPNCSRRFSTSETASLSVLKRSGVSEPFSRAKVISGVRKACQGRPVSDDQLAMLAQRVEETIRTSGLAEIDAHEVGLTILQPLQELDVVAYLRFASVYQSFDSLEDFEAAIERLRAEGPRGAAVAAEPTS, from the coding sequence ATGCACTGTCCGTTCTGCCGCCATTCCGATTCGCGCGTCGTGGACTCGCGCACGTCCGATGATGGCGCGACGATCCGCCGACGCCGCCAGTGCCCGAACTGCTCGAGGCGGTTCTCCACCTCCGAGACGGCCTCCCTGTCCGTGCTCAAGCGGTCCGGGGTCAGCGAGCCCTTCAGCCGCGCCAAGGTGATCTCCGGAGTGCGCAAGGCCTGCCAGGGGCGGCCGGTCAGCGACGACCAGCTGGCGATGCTCGCACAGCGGGTGGAGGAGACGATCCGCACCAGCGGGCTCGCGGAGATCGACGCGCACGAGGTGGGGCTGACGATCCTCCAGCCGCTCCAGGAGCTGGACGTCGTCGCGTACCTGCGCTTCGCGAGCGTCTACCAGAGCTTCGACTCGCTCGAGGACTTCGAGGCCGCCATCGAACGACTGCGGGCCGAGGGCCCCCGGGGCGCGGCCGTGGCCGCGGAACCGACCTCCTGA
- a CDS encoding mraZ protein (PFAM: MraZ protein~TIGRFAM: mraZ protein), which yields MFLGTFTPKLDEKGRLIFPAKFRDELASGLVMTRGQEHCIAVYPLMEFRQKLEEARRAPTTDRRTRDYLRVLLSGAEDVIPDKQGRITIPGHLRTYAGLDRECAVIGALDRLEIWALPAWEAYLEQKEEGFAETSEEVIPGLF from the coding sequence ATGTTCCTCGGCACCTTCACGCCCAAGCTCGACGAGAAGGGACGACTGATCTTCCCGGCGAAGTTCCGTGACGAGCTCGCCTCGGGACTGGTCATGACTCGTGGACAGGAGCACTGCATCGCCGTGTACCCGCTCATGGAGTTCCGCCAGAAGCTCGAGGAGGCCCGTCGGGCGCCCACCACCGATCGGCGCACCCGCGACTACCTGCGGGTGCTGCTCTCCGGCGCGGAGGACGTCATCCCGGACAAGCAGGGCCGCATCACCATCCCGGGCCACCTGCGCACCTACGCGGGGCTGGACCGGGAATGCGCCGTCATCGGCGCACTCGACCGCCTCGAGATCTGGGCGCTCCCGGCCTGGGAGGCCTACCTCGAGCAGAAGGAGGAGGGCTTCGCCGAGACCTCCGAGGAGGTGATCCCCGGCCTGTTCTGA
- a CDS encoding nucleotidyltransferase/DNA polymerase involved in DNA repair (PFAM: impB/mucB/samB family), giving the protein MTMHGGAEAGEEIPGILHLDMDAFFASIEVRDDPGLEGLPVVVGGAGARGVVAAASYPARTRGIRSAMPMASARRLAPDLVIVPPRIDHYRQVSAQVMQLLGDVVAETEQISVDEAFLDVRGARRLFGPPEQIAQLLRRRIREELGLPSSVGGSVSRAVAKIASAQAKPDGMLIVPAERTAEFLAPLSVAVISGVGPKAQEALARIGVRTIGQLREIPRSTLARALGPRAPEIAALADGSDRTGLGHRARDRSLGTERTWDEDLTDPDEVRRRITTMADDVARQLRRSGFVARTVVLKLRAPDGTTLTRSSTMDQPTASGERLRSQVIPLWERERPAMPRLRLAGVRVSHLEPGEGAFMQSELTARSAGWQDLETAMDRALERFGSASLGRGSTLSSATDQARRPGTEPGEQDDGPARRLGR; this is encoded by the coding sequence ATGACCATGCACGGTGGAGCGGAAGCGGGGGAGGAGATCCCCGGGATCCTGCACCTGGACATGGATGCCTTCTTCGCCTCCATCGAGGTGCGGGACGACCCGGGCCTCGAGGGGCTGCCCGTCGTGGTGGGCGGAGCGGGCGCCCGCGGCGTGGTCGCCGCCGCCAGCTATCCGGCCCGCACCCGGGGCATCCGCTCGGCGATGCCGATGGCGAGCGCCCGACGGCTCGCACCGGATCTCGTCATCGTGCCTCCACGGATCGACCACTACCGCCAGGTCTCCGCCCAGGTGATGCAGCTGCTCGGGGACGTCGTCGCCGAGACCGAGCAGATCAGCGTCGACGAGGCGTTCCTCGACGTGCGCGGCGCCCGGCGCCTCTTCGGCCCTCCGGAGCAGATCGCACAGCTGCTGCGCCGGCGGATCCGTGAGGAGCTCGGCCTGCCCAGCTCGGTGGGGGGCTCCGTCTCCCGCGCCGTCGCGAAGATCGCCTCCGCCCAGGCCAAACCCGACGGCATGCTCATCGTCCCCGCGGAGCGCACCGCCGAGTTCCTCGCCCCGCTGTCGGTCGCGGTGATCTCCGGCGTCGGCCCCAAGGCGCAGGAGGCCCTCGCCCGGATCGGGGTGCGCACCATCGGGCAGCTGCGGGAGATCCCCCGCTCGACCCTCGCGCGCGCTCTCGGGCCGCGCGCTCCCGAGATCGCCGCCCTGGCCGACGGCAGCGACCGCACCGGTCTCGGGCACCGCGCCCGCGACCGCTCGCTGGGAACCGAGCGCACCTGGGATGAGGACCTCACCGACCCGGACGAGGTGCGCCGGCGCATCACCACGATGGCCGACGACGTGGCCCGGCAGCTGCGGCGCAGCGGCTTCGTGGCACGCACCGTCGTGCTCAAGCTCCGCGCCCCGGACGGCACCACCCTGACCCGGTCCTCCACCATGGACCAGCCCACCGCGAGCGGTGAACGCCTGCGCAGCCAGGTCATCCCCCTCTGGGAGCGGGAGCGGCCGGCGATGCCCCGCCTCCGCCTCGCCGGGGTCCGCGTCTCGCACCTCGAGCCCGGGGAGGGAGCATTCATGCAGTCCGAGCTGACCGCACGGTCGGCAGGGTGGCAGGACCTGGAGACGGCGATGGACCGGGCGCTCGAGCGTTTCGGCTCCGCGAGCCTCGGCCGGGGATCGACGCTCTCCTCCGCGACGGATCAAGCGCGACGGCCTGGAACGGAGCCCGGGGAGCAGGACGACGGGCCTGCGCGGCGGCTCGGACGGTGA
- a CDS encoding LysM domain-containing protein (PFAM: LysM domain) has translation MRTETATVLPFPSQGTPRDEAAPRARVRLEPTRRGRLMVTGIAFLLGLVAAALALLALDLPSALAGTEGEEPVTVTVESGDTLWAYAEQYAPEEMSAQEFIAEVRSHNHLPTGRITAGQQIELPGTEDAAR, from the coding sequence ATGCGTACGGAAACCGCCACGGTCCTTCCCTTCCCGTCGCAGGGCACCCCGCGCGACGAGGCCGCTCCTCGAGCGCGCGTTCGACTCGAGCCCACCCGTCGCGGGCGGCTGATGGTCACCGGGATCGCCTTCCTGCTCGGGCTGGTGGCCGCCGCCCTCGCGCTGCTGGCCCTGGATCTGCCGTCGGCGCTCGCCGGCACCGAGGGGGAGGAGCCCGTCACCGTCACCGTCGAGAGCGGCGACACCCTCTGGGCCTACGCCGAGCAGTACGCACCGGAGGAGATGAGCGCCCAGGAGTTCATCGCCGAGGTGCGCAGCCACAACCACCTGCCGACCGGCCGCATCACCGCGGGCCAGCAGATCGAGCTGCCGGGCACGGAGGATGCCGCGCGCTGA